One Setaria italica strain Yugu1 chromosome II, Setaria_italica_v2.0, whole genome shotgun sequence DNA segment encodes these proteins:
- the LOC101764394 gene encoding tRNA ligase 1 — protein MSPASSLLSPHAPRRILPLLLPLRLSSSSSAASAPMPPRRDGTKPPPRKWKPKATDASFSSSSASAAAGIAEPVGRMTLASQEPPRAGAAQMWVPRGYATSAADAPGVASASTSASAAVTAEQGGAASGMLSNLFKVDNNTFTEAQIRATFYPKFENEKSDQETRTRMIEMVSHGLANLEVTLKHSGSLFMYAGHHGGAYAKNSFGNVYTAVGVFVLGRLFREAWGKEAPKMQAEFNDFLERNRISISMELVTAVLGDHGQRPKDDYAVVTAVTELGHGKPKFYSTPEVIAFCRKWRLPTNHVWLFSTRKSASSFFAAYDALCEEGTATPVCKALDEIADISAPGSKDHVKVQGEILEGLVARIVTRESSAQMEEVLRNFPQPPIDGVDLDLGPSLREICAANRSDEKQQIKALLENVGASMCPDFSDWFGHSGLDAQSKSTDKSVVPKFLQAHPTDYATKKLQEMIRLMKQRHFSAAFKCYLNYHKTDSLSNDNLCYRMVVHVHHDSVFKRYQQEMRKNKGLWPLYRGFFVDVNLFKATNKKAAELAKNGDALLKNINGAMDSSSSTVDGLADEDSNLMVKLKFLTYKLRTFLIRNGLSTLFKDGPLAYRTYYLRQMKIWGTSPSKQTELSRMLDEWAVYIRRKYGNKPLSSSTYLSEAEPFLEQYAKRSPSNQALIGAAGNLVQTENFLAILDAEKDEEGDLRAEHGAAPSSPASTSADVVPKTEGLIVFFPGIPGCAKSALCKEILDTPGGLGDNRPLHSLMGDLIKGRYWQKVADERRKKPARITLADKNAPNEEVWRQIEDMCGSTKAAAVPVVPDSEGTDSNPFSLDALAVFMFRVLQRVNHPGNLDKASPNAGYVLLMFYHLYDGKSRREFENELYERFGSLVKMPLLKPDRAPLPGAVKAVLDEGISLFRLHQSRHGRVDPSKGSYAKEWTQWEQRLRVTLFGNADYINAIQVPFEFAVKEVLEQLKAVAKGDIKTPDTGKRKFGNIIFAAVRLTPADIVGLLRKVSEKDTAVNTFLNEIKLEDSLTKAHVTLAHKRGHGVAAVASYGVYQHQEVPVSFNALYYTDKMAALEAQLGAVNGEQIESRNEWPHATLWTAAGVAPKEANTLPQLAAEGKATRVPIEPPITISGVLDFY, from the exons ATGtcgcccgcctcctccctcctctccccgcaCGCCCCCCGGCGAatcctcccgctcctcctccccctccgcctctcctcctcctcctccgccgcctccgcgccaaTGCCTCCCCGACGCGACGGT accaagccgccgccgcgcaaATGGAAGCCCAAGGCCACCGACGCCTCCttctcctcgtcctccgcctccgccgcggccgggaTCGCCGAGCCCGTCGGGAGGATGACCCTCGCCTCGCAGGAGCcgccgcgagcgggggcggcgcagATGTGGGTGCCGAGGGGCTACGCGACCTCCGCGGCGGACGCCCCCGGCGTCGCCTCCGCGTCCACCTCGGCCTCCGCGGCGGTCACGGCGGAGCAGGGCGGTGCTGCGAGTGGGATGCTCTCGAACCTCTTCAAGGTGGACAACAACACCTTCACCGAGGCCCAGATCAGGGCCACGTTCTACCCCAAGTTCGAGAACGAGAAGTCCGATCAAGAG ACAAGAACCAGAATGATTGAGATGGTATCGCACGGCTTAGCAAACCTTGAG GTTACACTCAAGCATTCTGGGTCACTCTTCATGTATGCTGGTCACCATGGTGGTGCATATGCAAAAAACAGCTTTGGGAATGT ATACACTGCTGTTGGTGTTTTTGTTCTGGGGCGTTTGTTTCGTGAAGCTTGGGGGAAGGAGGCCCCTAAAATGCAAGCAGAATTCAATGATTTCCTTGAG AGAAACCGTATAAGCATTTCAATGGAACTTGTGACAGCTGTGTTAGGAGACCATGGGCAAAGGCCTAAGGATGATTATG CTGTGGTTACAGCTGTAACGGAGTTGGGTCATGGCAAGCCAAAATTCTATTCTACTCCGGAGGTGATCGCATTTTGTCGGAAATGGCGCCTTCCTACGAACCATGTCTGGCTATTTTCTACAAG GAAATCGGCCAGTTCATTCTTTGCTGCTTACGATGCATTATGTGAAGAAGGAACTGCAACACCTGTTTGCAAAGCCCTTGATGAAATAGCTGATATATCGGCACCAG GGTCAAAAGATCATGTAAAGGTGCAGGGTGAGATCCTTGAAGGTCTGGTTGCTCGTATTGTGACTCGTGAAAGTTCAGCTCAAATGGAAGAAGTTTTGAGAAACTTTCCACAGCCTCCAATAGACGGCG TTGATTTAGATTTGGGACCAAGTTTACGAGAAATATGTGCTGCTAATAGGTCAGATGAAAAACAG CAAATTAAAGCACTTCTTGAAAATGTTGGAGCTTCGATGTGTCCAGACTTTTCAGATTGGTTTGGACATAGTGGACTTGATGCTCAGTCGAAAAGTACTGATAAATCAGTTGTCCCTAAATTTTTGCAAGCACATCCTACAGACTATGCAACTAAGAAACTGCAG GAGATGATTCGCTTGATGAAGCAGAGGCACTTCTCAGCAGCTTTCAAATGTTACCTGAACTACCACAAAACTGATTCTCTTTCAAATGACAACTTGTGTTACAGGATGGTTGTACATGTGCATCACGATTCTGTTTTTAAACGTTATCAGCAAGAGATGAGG aaaaacaAAGGGTTGTGGCCTCTATATAGAG GTTTCTTTGTTGATGTAAACCTGTTCAAGGCGACGAATAAGAAGGCAGCTGAACTTGCCAAAAATGGCGATGCTTTACTGAAAAATATCAACGGTGCCATGGACTCAAGTTCTTCAACTGTGGATGGTCTGGCTGATGAGGATTCAAATCTAATGGTTAAGCTTAAATTCTTGACATATAAG TTAAGGACATTTTTAATTCGTAATGGCCTGTCTACCCTTTTCAAAGATGGACCGTTAGCTTATAGAACTTATTACTTAAG GCAAATGAAGATTTGGGGAACATCACCAAGCAAACAGACAGAGCTTAGCAGAATGTTGGATGAATG GGCTGTCTACATTAGAAGGAAGTATGGGAATAAGCCACTGTCATCCTCAACATATCTTAGTGAAGCAGAGCCTTTCCTTGAACAATACGCTAAACGCAGCCCTTCAAACCAAGCTTTGATTGGGGCTGCTGGTAACCTAGTGCAGACAGAAAATTTCTTGGCCATACTTGATGCAGAGAAAGATGAAGAGGGTGATCTTCGGGCAGAACATGGGGCAGCACCTTCTAGTCCTGCATCAACGTCTGCTGATGTGGTTCCCAAAACAGAGGGCCTTATTGTCTTCTTCCCGG GTATACCTGGTTGTGCAAAGTCAGCTCTATGTAAGGAAATATTAGACACACCTGGTGGCCTGGGTGATAATCGTCCTCTCCATAGCTTGATGGGTGATCTTATTAAAG GAAGATACTGGCAAAAGGTTGCTGATGAGCGAAGAAAGAAACCGGCTAGAATAACCCTTGCTGACAAAAATGCACCAAACGAAGAAGTGTGGAGGCAG ATTGAGGACATGTGTGGGAGCACAAAGGCAGCCGCTGTTCCTGTGGTTCCAGACTCTGAAG GCACAGATTCAAATCCATTTTCTCTTGATGCTCTTGCTGTTTTCATGTTTCGTGTCCTCCAGCGGGTCAATCATCCG GGAAATCTGGATAAGGCATCACCCAACGCGGGCTATGTTTTGCTAATGTTTTACCACCTATATGATGGCAAG AGTCGAAGAGAATTTGAAAATGAACTGTATGAGCGTTTTGGCTCCCTGGTTAAGATGCCTCTCCTTAAGCCAGATAG AGCTCCATTACCTGGTGCTGTGAAAGCGGTGTTAGATGAGGGGATTAGCTTGTTCAGACTGCATCAGAGCAGGCATGGAAG AGTGGATCCATCAAAAGGTTCATATGCTAAAGAATGGACACAGTGGGAGCAGAGGTTGCGTGTGACCTTGTTTGGGAATGCTGATTATATTAATGCCATTCAG GTTCCGTTTGAGTTTGCTGTGAAAGAAGTACTGGAACAGTTAAAAGCTGTTGCAAAAGGTGATATCAAAACACCTGATACTGGGAAGCGGAAGTTTGGAAATATCATCTTTGCTGCTGTTAGATTAACCCCAGCTGATATAGTGGGCCTTCTCCGTAAG GTGTCAGAGAAGGACACTGCCGTAAACACTTTCCTCAACGAGATAAAACTGGAGGACAGCCTAACCAAGGCCCACGTCACCCTCGCCCACAAACGAGGCCATGGTGTGGCTGCAGTCGCGAGCTACGGAGTCTACCAGCACCAGGAGGTCCCCGTGTCGTTTAACGCCTTGTACTACACCGACAAGATGGCCGCCCTGGAGGCGCAGCTCGGGGCCGTGAACGGCGAGCAGATCGAGTCCAGGAACGAGTGGCCGCACGCCACCCTGTGGACGGCTGCAGGCGTCGCGCCCAAGGAGGCCAACACGCTGCCGCAGCTGGCCGCGGAAGGAAAAGCGACGCGGGTGCCGATCGAGCCTCCCATCACCATATCTGGTGTGTTGGACTTCTACTGA